The Mustela nigripes isolate SB6536 chromosome X, MUSNIG.SB6536, whole genome shotgun sequence genomic sequence CCCTGTGCAAATGGATCCCAAGAACACTTCCCAGGAAGCATCCTGCACACTCATCATTTCAGGATTTACATCCTAGGGGAGCCCAACCTACCTCTTAGAGCTATATATAAATGTGCTATGGGTCACATAATATTTGAGAACCTCCATGATGCCACCCGCTTCTGTTGGCACTGCCTATAAAAATACCTCTTTCGAAGGTATTCAGTTCTCTAGATGATATGGTAACATGTGACTACTGAGAATGTCCTAGGAGAAATGGGCTGCAACCTTGGAAAGTTTGTTGGCCTAACTGAGAGCCAAGAGACCGTGTAGAAACCATATATTTCTGCAGTAAGTAGAAACATACTGCTACTTGATGACAAGAAGCATCTTTCTCTTCTTAGACCACGAAACCTTCCAGTGCTCTGGAATGAAGCTCTTTCATTTTCCCCTGTCCACCTTTCCTTCCACCTCCTGTTCTGAGATGTCAGAAATTCCAATCTCTCCCCATTGCCTTGCTTTTGGGGAAGAGTCACCCCCTAGCTTCAGTGTTAAAAGGTATTTCTGGTCATGCACAGCAGTGACCTGTTGTCTCAAGTGACAGTTCAACTTTTATCTCTTGAGGCACGCCTAGGAATCAACCTAGTCATAGTTGCAATAGAATGAGATATTCCTGCTTTTTTCTCAGGGAACTGAAGTCATGCCAATATCATCTAGGCTCACTCACCATCAGGAAGGTATACATGTTGAAAGAAAAGGCCAGTGTATTTTGGTAATTGTTCCAGATGTGGAGGAACAGAGTGACTTAGTATAGTGACCCTGATTACAGAGGTATCCAAAGCCATTTGGAATAGAGGTAAGTTTAGGTGCTCCATGATTGAAGAGCAGGGAGTTGTAAGGCCCATTCTGACATCAGGAGCAGATAATACAATGCCCACAAATATTGAGTAAGCTCAATATGTACCTGCTGAATGTAGTGTATGTGTCAGGTATTGGGAATAAAACCATCAACAAGATAGACATGGTCCTTTCTGTTCTTGGGGAACTAGGAGTCTGGTGGAAATAAGATGGTAATGGTACCTATTTGCAAAGAGGGAACATGAACCATCCAAAGCTCCTCCTTGGGTTAAGGAAGGTAGGATAATTTGGGAGTGCAGTTATTCTGCTCGTAAAGAATCAGTGATGTtaatattgttttgttgtttatacTTCTTAATCGTCTTTCCTCTGGCTTTGTTGTCTTTGAGTACATGCAGAATTAATCAGAAGAGTGATATTTTCTGgctgcttttgtctttttgatctTATTTTACAGGATatgatttaattttcaaagaaaatggtgAAGTGGTATATTTTCCCTTCGAATGACAGAGGGGCAAAAAAGACACATGACCTACTAGCcaacatttaataaatttaataaattaataggaAGTATCACAAAAACTTGGAATGGATAACATACAGGAACCACAAATAAGACAACACTTTGCAACCACTCACAAAAAGTACCATTTGACCAAGGAGAAGATTTACAGGAAATAATATAAGGCAGTCTGTTGCACGTGTCTTaaacagatatacatatataatagtaCATCAAAATGATTTGTTCGACAGTAAATTCACCACGTTTACGTTTATCAcatggactttttctttttaaaacatttacaaaagttTGTAGATTTAACATtgaagtgtaagatttatatccAAATGAGTATATTTGTTTCATACCAAACTGCACAGAACTTACGAATAGCACACGATTTGAGAATAATTACTGTGTTGGGTACTATTAAGTACTACTACTTGATGACATAAGAATTATTAACAAATGTGCTATAAGCTATTATCATTCAACTTATTGCTAGTGCTTTTCAAAATCtgtggtttatattttatttctttgtaaaacatGTGCTATGAGCTTGCCCTGATagttaagaaaagaaatcagatgtTTCCAATTTTCTCTAATACTCACAATACTTCAGATCTGAATGTGTGTCATCTCAAGGACTGCTGAAGGATTTCCTCCAGTCCTTTTTGTATCATCTACTCTGCCTTACGTTAATACAAATCGATGGATTCATGCAACATACATGGCAtacatgcaggactccatccgtATGTGCAGAACTCATGCTCAATGCATGCTGTGTGTCTTCAGACGTCTTCGTTTCAGTAAGAATTAGATCATTTCATTCAATTTCCTATAATTGTTTTAACATGCAATTCAACAGAGCTAACAGGCAGGTAGACTTGACTTTCATGGTGTATTGGGGCATGCTCAAGCAATTGACTGACATTTGGCAGTGTTGCTAATCAAACAGACTGTATGAGTTTCCTCAAATACAGCagctctcccactgcccctgtgGCAGACTGTTGGATTTATCTATGCTGTGTGTTGAGAACATAGACCAGGGGTTCTCTGAAATTCAGATTCTGCCTTCACGGATTTCGAGATCTTGAGAAGCACACACTAAGGTGTGTAAGTAACTGTCAGGCATAAGAGATAGCATCATGAATTCTTCAGAAATTGATCCACAGTTGTGTGAAATGGACACACATGGAAATAGTGGCAACACTTGGATACTCGGCACACAGCATAGACTTCATGGTCTGACTTTAGCAATGCTTGAAAACCTTTCGTGGTTAACAAACTAGTTAAATGGTACTGAATTCTTAGAGCAGCAGGCCCACGAATGAAACAATGGCCAACACTTATTGTGACACAACACTAttattttaacaaagattttaaacTTCTGGTACATAATTGCAGTACAATGAAGAGCTTGCCACTTTCACAAATTAGCTGCAGCCTTTTCCTGCACTAGAGAGTTTGGAAGGATCTGAAAATgagataaattttgtttaaaacccAAATGGAaactctgtatttctgtttttttttttttttcccagagttcAGTACAagcttgtttttactttttttttttttttttcacattctaaGGGCCTAATTCTGTAGTCCTTAATCAAGTAAAACTTCCAAGGTTTTGATCATCTATGCTTCCAGCACAAGTTTTACTCAAAAATGGACTGCGAAATTGGGTCCTATAGATAGAGGTAccataattatgaaaatattttaataaggcTCAAAATGCTAATTTCACTTTGTGTGTAGCACACGaatttccaggatcctgagatcaaaacccaATTGATGTTGAATCCTGGATTGGGAAATAACTCTGGGATCTTGTTCCCCAGTTTAATCATAGAATTAGATATTTACTAAGGACcagaatgaaaacactaattccagTTTGCTTGTCGTGATAATCAGAATTTGAACATTGTCCTTAAGAAGTGAAAAGCTATTGGTGTATATATCTCGTATCATCCTTCCACTTCTGTAGTCCTGGTTAACCAGCTGCTATGTTAAAATACCACTATGGGGACGGACATTGCAGTAAAATACCAACACGACATCCGGACAATGTCAAATTTTGCCCCTATATGTGACAACGAGGCTAAGTTCTACCTTTGACTCGCCAATGCATGTGATAAGGTATCACAAGGCAGAACCTATCTTACTGTGTTTATGTGTGTAGATGAGCAGAGCAAGAATTTAAAGTGTATATTTACTGTCAACCCGGAAAAAGAGTCCACGGAGTTCGTTAATTTTGGTGTGGTTGAAATAACCACTGTCACGTGCGTCATTCTGGTCTCCTGCAAATGCCACCTGAGATCAACATCAACATTTTCTTATgcccaaaagaaaaagagagagggaaagagagagagaacgaaagaaagagggagaaggagggaaggaaatagGAAGGGAGGGATAATAGTAACATCAACATTTTATGcattaaataatcaaaataagtTATTCTCCATCTATTATAAACAGTAAATATAGACCCCTAAATCTCACTGTCGTGTGCATGATTGTAAAGTACAGGGTTGCAAAGCTATATACAAAACACTTTTTATCAGACGATATTTACATTAGTTAGGACCGACAGAAGAATTCTAAGACCTTTCCCTACATTTGTAGCTTTGCCGTAGGGAAAGACTGTGCTGCTTGTACCCTGCTCATTATACACTGCTGATTCTTTCACTAACCACGCTGGAGGGATTAACTGGGAGCTCCAAATTCTCCACTTGCATCTCTATACCGGGCTCACTGTCATCAGCTTTCTTAAGCACAGGTTCGTTGGTATGCCGGTAAATGTTAACGTTAAGCTCTCTCCCTGACAAAGCAGTAGCGGCCACCCTGGGCATCTGTCTCACCGGAGGTTTCTTTTCTGCCTTATAATTGCAGCGCAGATAGTTAGAGAAAGCCCTTCGGTAAATTTTGTTGAAAAGCGTGTACACCAGAGGGTTAATTCCTGAACAGACGTAGCCAATCCAAACAAACACATTCAGAAGCTTTTCCATGAGCTTTTGGTTACAGGCCTTCCCGCACAGAACCGACAGAATATTGGTAATGAAAAACGGGCACCACATAaccagaaacacaaagaaaacaatgcCGAGCACTTTGGACGCTTTCCGTTCATTGTTGATGGCTTGCATGGTGCCCCTGGGGCGTcgctctttcttcttcctttggcGTGGGTTCCCGTCCTGGTGAGGGTTGGCCGGATTCTCTTCCTCCGCAGCGTTCCTCTTGCACCACTTCAGAAAGTTCCAGTTTATTCCAGGCGGTTCCTGGATGTGGCCGTGCAGTAACATCAGAGCTTGCCGGCGAAGAACGTAGATCGTCAGGCAGTACGTAATCACCATGATCGTCAACGGGATGAAGAACGCGACGAAGGACCCAATGAGAACGAAATTCGGGTCGTTCAGCACGCAGGTGGTGTTGTTGACGAAcactttctcttcatctctcagTCCGATCACTGGGATAGGAACTGACACACCTAAAGGGACGACAAGGACAACAGAAGGTAGGATACAGTTATAGCACAGCTGAAGGACTGAACAGGTTTGTGCAGTGGCATACATTCAACTGTATTGTACCGAAGAAAATTCAGAACTGGCATTTGTTGAAAGCTATTCATGGCATAAGCTGATAGTCACAGGAAAGAGTTGAGGTGTGACCTCAGAGGATGACCATTTCTTTTAGGCTAGGAATGCCTTCTCCCCCAAGTTCTGTAGAAGGTGAGGGATTCCCATCATTGCTCGTGTGTAAGAGTGGATTGTGTGTGCTTTGTTTCATTTCCCGTTCCTAGAACTGTCCTGGCTCACACGAGgcgctcaataaataattgttgaatgaatgaatacattacAGCGAGACTCAACGGCATTAAtaaattcactgtttttttttttttgttttgttttgttttgtttttttgcctatCGTCTTCTACATGCAGTAAAAATGATGTGTGCACCACCTAGATGAGGAACCATGCCTTATAAGGGTCGGCTGGGCTGAGTTTGAGATGAGTTTTTAGCCGACAGAGTCTCTTTCGACGCCTTTCTTTTTTGAGGAAAGAGTTTAAGAGGAGGAAATTTTATGTGAGTCCTTCGGAGCCAGAGTTCTGGTTACTAGAGATGGAGAGGACAGCGGGGCCCTCAGCCCTGCTGCAGGGACTAGATCTGAGCACTGTccagaaataataatttctagGCAGAAACTGACAGAACTCTCTTTTTAGCAAGAGTCCTTCCTGAGTCACTGGGCATAAGCAACCCATTTTAAGGGCAGGAGACAGAGCAAAATAAAGAGCTGGGAGAGATGCAGTATCCCCATTTGTGTGTGGAATTTCAAGCATTTCTGTCttgatttgttttgatttttaagaatacCAAGAGGTCGTTCTTGGAGGCATGCACCTCCATTAATAAATAAGCTCACTGGCGGAAAATAGCAATGAGGAGGTGGGAGCAGAAGGGGGTCTGGTGCCTCACTCTAAGGGAGAAACGTGGAAATTTTCAGAAATCGCCTGGTAGATCTTGAAGAGATCCCACATCCATAGGATAACTTGCaagtaaaattcaaatgtaaagtTAATTTATTCTCCCTTGTGTCCCCAGGAAGGTGGAGCCTGGACAAAGTCCGATTGTACTTTTAGGAATCTATCAGAGATTGTTATTAGGAATCCTGGGTTGGTGGGTATTCACTATGAGCTGTGAGCAGAGACAGAAGTGCACACTCAGAGCTCAGAGATTGCTGCTGGCTTTAGGGAACACATGGAGAACTGTGACAAATCTGAAagtgaaaatccttttttttttaatttgaagattttatttgacagagagcgagagcgagagtgAGAACAAGCCGGGCGAGCAAccgaaagagagggagaagcaggctccccactaagcagggctcaaatccaggaccctgggatcatgacctgagccaaaggcagacatttaaccgactaagtcacccagctgtccctacatttctttttttctttttttttttttttttctttatattttttaaagatttatttatttatttatttgacagagagagatcacaagtaggcagagaggcaggcagagagagagagagagggaagcaggctccctgctgagcagagagcccgatgcgggactcgatcccaggacactgagatcatgacctgagccgaaggcagtggcttaacccactgagccacccaggtgccctgtccctacatttcttaagttttaaaaagtcagttaagAAGGCTGCCAGCTTGTTCTAACATTAGAACCTTCATCCCAAAAGTCATAAATATAAGGGAGTCTTTAGAAAGAGTGTGTATCAGGCTTGCCTGAAGGAAGTCAGTATTGACTTATCTTCAATGAAATGTTTTAGTGAAGGGTTAGGCTGCAGGAAGTTTTCCAGAATTAAGGAAGCGAGTAGGGAAttaagaaaggagggaagggctTCTTCAAAACATaatttacaagagaaaaaaaaaattagaatgagtACCTCCAAGTTAAGAGAGACTTAAAATACCTATTAAGCAATTACAATATGTGGCTCTTATAATCTTGATGCCAACCAACTTTGAACAATTTTCATGACACAGCTGGAAATTCTGAATAATGACTGGCTTTTTGCTGatattaaataattatcattaattaatttttaagaaagctgTTGATTTTGTGgttatgtagaaaaatatatgttatattttatatatacatgatatatatgtatacatgatacatattttatatatacatgatgaaatatttatgaagtattaTGGCGTCTggagtttatttcaaaataatatgggaAGGAGAAATAGATAGAAGTAGGAATGAAACAAGGCAGTACATAAATTGGTAAAGCTTAGAGTTGGATGATACATAATGGGTTTTTATTATGTAATTGTACCTACATTTGTCATCTTTGAAAGCCTCCCTAACAAaagtttaataatattttaaaagagaaaaagatgaagaaaagagaaaaagaaaaatattttaaaagagaaaaagaagacctAGAGGTCCTTTCTGAAGCAGGCAATAAAATCACTGCTAGATCTCAGATCATAAAGTTCTCCAGGACTTACTCTCCACTGCTGACCTTGGAAGTGATTACTTTTAGAGCAACGGACTTGGAGTTCTGTATAGAAACACTCACCACTTCGATACAATTGGAGGAAAGAAGGCCATTTTTTGCCAAAGAGCTGGTAGAAAAACTCATACTTTCCTCAGGATCCTATGGCAAGACCAGAGAGGGGTGTGGGAACATTTGGGTATAGGAACATTCCCTTCCAAACTctccccttctcctaacccctaGCCATGTGGGAACTAAAGACTTGGTCTGGGGATATTGCATTCTTTTTTGGAGGAGTCCTGATAAGTACAGGCAAGCCTACACTCAGGAAACAAGTGCTAGAGTGGAGATTCCGttccctacaggaaatactgcaCAATGTTCTAGAGCGACCTGAAGTTTCTGAAGGCCTTACACACCGACCGGAAGAGAAGAGCCCAGCTCTGCAGTGGGATTGGCTTGTTGCTGTTAAAATCTTTACCCATTTTCCTAAGGGACTCTGGGGCCTGAAAGTAGGCCTGTGTCAAAGGATAACAAAAGACTGACTCTGGATGAGCTGAAGGTGTTATTAGATATGTGAGTTCAATTTTATCCATGGCACCTATTTGTATAGTTTTATATACATTGAGTAAAGAATGATTCCAAAGTTGCCTTTTGCTGAGTCTGTcttatgttccaggcactgagcCATGTGTATCACTGACATTATAGATGTAAACTGTACTATCTCAATTTGGTTAAAGACTATGTAATACAGATTTTAGTCTAGTAGCTTAACCCCTTTACCAAATTTATGccattattaattttctttttcttttccttctttctttctttttttttttttttaaagaaaccatgaatgcagtcaacaaaacaagaagaaactCAAGATTTTTTGACACTATCtggaaattataaataatagcAACAAATGAAGCAGCATTAATAACGATATATATTGCATGGATTATCTTATTTAGTACTTTAGAAAATTAAAGGTATATGTCAGCGGTTCTCAAAGTGTAGTTCAAGGACCCTGGGGGGCTGCTGAGGCTCTTTTAGAGGGTTTGCTAGATTTCCTTTTTCCAACTATTTGTCTTTAAAACTGCATTTTCCTCATAAACTTTAACTGAAACAACAAATCACAAGTTGAATGCAGATACAGATTTGAGAATTCAACTGCGTTTCCATAAAACTAAACATTAAAGAGATTttcaaaattgtaaaatattgttttcataaaaatgttctcTTAACATTAAGTgggttcattttatttaaaatgaaatgattcataaatagttaaaacatttctcagttttaatttcaaatacagCAAATATCGATAGGTATAATCCACGTACACAGAAGCTTTTTGGGGTCTTCagtcattttgaaaattatgaagGAGTCCTGATACCATTGCATTTGAGAACTGCTCTTCTACATTAATAGACGAAGTTATTTCAACATTAGAGCATTAAGTTCAGCAAATGAGTAAAGtctttatcaatattttaaatttgtcaaCCAGTAGAAGAAATTCCGGTAATATTATAATGTCAGGTAAATATAAAGCAACATCAATAATAGCAGCATACTACATGCACTACCTTATTCATTcttataaaaattctgaaattcacATGATATTTGGTGAAgtaaacttcagaaaaattaagtaattttgatAGGTATATTTGGAacattctttgatatttttaaaacctttgagTTGCCCGAGGAGAaagtgcaaaaatgaactacCATAGAAAATACCAGGTATACATCATAATTGAAGTAATGATAACTACATTTTACTGGGTGCTTCTTAATTTGTCATGCACTGAGTCaagtattttatgattattatgtAGTTTCATAAATTATCTTACTCAATCCagacaaaatattgaaagaaggaATTATTAACTAGAATCACTTAAAGTTTCTGAAATTAACTTCATTGAATCTTTATCAgtctttcttagaattttagaagcaacaaaaataaattataattcatgTTCTGCTGAAAATATCAAGTACCACTTCAACCAATAAGCAGTCATTttgcatgcattatctcatttagttctcaAATAACCCCGAAAagtgattattatttattaagattacttaaactcagaaataaaaatacgTTCAATAAACTTATGTCTTAGCACTTTAGAAATAATCATGAACAGTTATCGTTTAAGTCTTTATTGAAAATATCATGAGTTACTAGTAGTACTACTACAACTACGACTACTATGACTACGACTACTATTATGACTATGACCAGTACTGCTACTGCTGCTACTCCTCTTCCTATTGTTCGTTGAGTACTCCCTGACTCTGCTACTTTATCTGCATCACatactttacatgcattatctcattccAGCCTTATAAAAGCCATGAAATAGCCTGGTAAGGTTATTTACTTCAGGTCAGGCAATTAAatccagaaaatatataaagatgttcACATTGTTTCTTAAAGCCTCGAATTCAGGCAACACAGATCAATTCTCTTCAAACTCTCTGATGATAATGTCATATGCCAAGAATCCTTAGATGcgcatttctttcagatttcaaCATCTTTGAAAACATGGTGTGTCTTATGAATGGAAGTCTCTTACAATCACTGTTGGCCAGCCCCCAGTCCCTACATAGTTGTTATTGCCAGTACATGTGAGAACCTGTTCTGGAAAACTTCTTTTGATCTCTTCCAGTAAAAAAATTATgagcagcaatttttttttttttgcatcaaaaTTTGCGAAATGGATATCAGCGGCATGGTAGTAATTCAGTGTGAATGAAGAATTATGTCAAAACAGTTAACAGGATGGAACATTCTGAAGGCATCCTCAATAGTGTCAAATGCCACAGAGAGGTCTAGATTAAAAAATTTCCTAGATTaaatttctagattaaaaaaaatccctagattaaaaaaaatttcctctgtcTTTGAAAATGAGAAGTTCACTGGTGATTATAGAGAGAACAATTAGAGTGGAGTAGTGAAGACAGGAAACAGATTGCCaggaaatgaataataaatggtgatacaaaggggagggagagattaTAGAATAAATTTCCTGGAACAAATTGGCCAACATAAAAATGCAAGCGTTCTTCTAAACTGCCGGGCTATCTTGAGTAATACAACACCTTACTAAAACTGAAGGGCAATCTCAAAGGTACCTATTTTTATGGTAGTTTATGCTTTCTGTACTGGGAAATGGATTTCCTTTATGAATGCAAATTTCCTTTACAAAAGGGTAacttttaaggtatttttatgGTATGGAAGTTttcatggaaaaatttttttcgAAGACACCTAGGAGGACCACACAATGTCAAACACATGCATGGTTCCTAGCCTCATGGAGCAGTAAGTGAATCTCTTGCATATGGGAGTCGATAGCAGAGGATGAAGGAACTATGTTCAGAGAAGAACGTAGAACATGAAACAATGCGAACTGTGTTGCCTTCCTTCTCAGGTGATAAACTGTGGCAGAGTTGTGGAGAGAAGCATTGCGCATTCTTTGGCAAATATATCAGTATGATGTTTGGGCAGTGAGAATGTTAAGAAATTCAGAGTCAGGTTCAGAGTCAACTTTGAACTTCAAAGAGTTTGTAGGTTTAAGAAGAGTAGTGACATAGGCATGTGTGAAGAAGGGATAGTAGGGGTAAGAGGAAGAACTTAAATAACTGAAGAAAGTTGAACTAAAAGAGGAAGACTATAAGCAAGGAGAGCAAGGGAAGACAGTCCACGAGCTAACAAGATGAATGTTCAGGATTTGTAAGATACACTTGGAAGAGAATCTGTGAAGAGGTGAGTGGAGAAGGTCTTAGTATTTAACGACAGTACAGCTGAGGGCATGAAAAAGTGAAATTGGAGGTAGTGCTGAAATATGACCACATTACTACTGAGAAGTAGTAGAATaggccaccccaaaatatgcctctttggcataaagattattttgagttggtTTTGTCGAGAAATTGCAAACACAGGGAAAGCTCTGAAAACAATGTAGGAGTTACCCTTTTGTAAAGGAAATTTGCATTCATAAAGGAAATCTATTTCCCAGTACAGACAGCATTTTCCTATCTGTACAAGGAAGAGAATGACTAACTCAAGAGAGGAGACAAGTTTATTAATGGAGAAGACACCCAGTTAAATCTGCATAACAAATCTTACCCTTGTTTATTGTGCTTTTCCTAGTAATCTCCTTTAACTGGTCTCCTCCCAACCAACATCTTTGTTTGTTGTTAGCTGAAGATGATATTTAAGGTGGTGGCTTGCACGACCTGAAGAAGttactcagctttttttttttgggggggggggtatatcCCTTGTGTACAGGAAgtatttacatattattaaatGTCTGTTTTTCACTTGTTAATCTGTCTTCTATTATTGGAGGTCTAAGTTAAGACCTCAGAAAGTAGATGGAAAATCATTTCTCCTTCCTGCATTATTCACAAACTAATAATGTTTGAGAAAACTAAGATTATATTTAAGATTATATTCAACATTAATGAAGATCAATAATGTGCTTCCACGTTATGGCTGAAAGCTAGTAGAATGGGagaacttaaaaatgcaaaaaagaaaggtAACGGATGATGGAATAAGGTCCCTGAGGAGGCAAAGTCAGAAACAA encodes the following:
- the HTR2C gene encoding 5-hydroxytryptamine receptor 2C; the encoded protein is MVNLRKAVHSFLVHLIGLLVWQCDISVSPVAALVTDIFNTSDGGRFKFPDGVQNWPALSIVIIIILTIGGNILVIMAVSLEKKLHNATNYFLMSLAIADMLVGLLVMPLSLLAILYDYVWPLPRYLCPVWISLDVLFSTASIMHLCAISLDRYVAIRNPIEHSRFNSRTKAIMKIAIVWAISIGVSVPIPVIGLRDEEKVFVNNTTCVLNDPNFVLIGSFVAFFIPLTIMVITYCLTIYVLRRQALMLLHGHIQEPPGINWNFLKWCKRNAAEEENPANPHQDGNPRQRKKKERRPRGTMQAINNERKASKVLGIVFFVFLVMWCPFFITNILSVLCGKACNQKLMEKLLNVFVWIGYVCSGINPLVYTLFNKIYRRAFSNYLRCNYKAEKKPPVRQMPRVAATALSGRELNVNIYRHTNEPVLKKADDSEPGIEMQVENLELPVNPSSVVSERISSV